In Candidatus Zixiibacteriota bacterium, the sequence CTCGGCATCGACATCATCCGCACCGCCAAACGCGTGCTGCCCGACGCCGAAGTCATCATGCTCACCGGCTTCGGCTCCGTCGATACCGCCGTCGAAGCGATGCGCTGCGGCGCCTTCGACTACATGACCAAACCGTTTAATGAAGCCGAAATGCTGCTGACCGTCGAGAAGGCGCTCGCCCAGAAGAAGATGAAGAGCGAGCTCAAGCACCTCAAACTGGCCTTTGCCGAAAACTATAACTTCGACAGCATCATCGGCTCCTCACCCGCCATCAAGAGCGTCATCGACGTGATCAAGCAGGTGGCGCCCCAGGAGATTAACATCCTCATCACCGGCGACTCCGGTACCGGCAAGGAACTGATCGCCAAAGCTATCCATAACAACTCGCAGCGCCGCGACGGTAAGTTCGTCGCCATCAATTGCTCGGCGATGCCGGAACTGCTGCTCGAATCGGAGCTGTTCGGGCACGTCAAAGGCGCATTCACCTCCGCCACCGCCAACAAGAAGGGTCTCTTCGAGGAAGCCTCCGGCGGAACAATCTTTCTCGACGAAGTCGGCGATACCTCGCCCTCGCTGCAGGCCAAGCTGCTGCGCGTCCTGCAGGAAGAGGAAATTCGCCCGGTCGGATCCAACGAAACCTTCAAAACCAATGTCCGCGTCATCGCAGCCACCAATAAGAACCTCGAGCAGATGGTCGCCCGCGGCCGCTTCCGCGAGGACCTCTATTATCGCCTCAACGTCATCTCGCTGCATCTGCCGTCGCTGGCGGAACGCCGCGAAGACATCGTGCCGCTGGCACAGCATTTCCTCGCCCGCTACTGCGACCATTTCAACAAACCGCCGAAACGACTCTCGGTCGGCGCCTGCGACAAGTTGATGGCGCACGAGTGGCCGGGTAATGTGCGGGAATTGGAAAACACCATCAAGCGCGCCGTGGCGCTCTCGATTGCCGACGTCATCGATGTCGACAACCTGTTCCTGATGAAACCGATGCCCAAACGCGACGAACGCGGCGACCGCACCACCGGCGGCGCCGAAACGGCCTCGCTGGAAGATATGCAGAAAGAGCATATCGTCCGCAGTCTGCGGGAAAATCGCTGGAATTACTCGATTACCGCGGGCAAACTGGGAATCGGACGCACCACGCTGTGGCGCAAGGTGAAGAAGTTTAATATCGTGAAAGAGTAGTGCCCTGGGGGAAATTCGGTCTAACTACCAATCACAACGGCGTCGGAGAGCCCTCTCCGGCGCCGCTGGCTATTTTATCCGCACGGCGCGGCGCCGCCGGCAAAGATGTAGTTGATCAGGTACACCGCATCGGAAACGTTTACCACACCGCTGACATCGACGTCCGCGGCCGCCAGCGGCTCCGGCGCGGCGCCCCCCGCGAAAACATAGCTCACCACATAAATCGCATCCGAGAT encodes:
- a CDS encoding sigma-54-dependent Fis family transcriptional regulator, with product MPSILIVDDDRNLCNALKPLLTRNGHTVECAFTAASAQEWLEKRLFDLVVTDLRLSDGLGIDIIRTAKRVLPDAEVIMLTGFGSVDTAVEAMRCGAFDYMTKPFNEAEMLLTVEKALAQKKMKSELKHLKLAFAENYNFDSIIGSSPAIKSVIDVIKQVAPQEINILITGDSGTGKELIAKAIHNNSQRRDGKFVAINCSAMPELLLESELFGHVKGAFTSATANKKGLFEEASGGTIFLDEVGDTSPSLQAKLLRVLQEEEIRPVGSNETFKTNVRVIAATNKNLEQMVARGRFREDLYYRLNVISLHLPSLAERREDIVPLAQHFLARYCDHFNKPPKRLSVGACDKLMAHEWPGNVRELENTIKRAVALSIADVIDVDNLFLMKPMPKRDERGDRTTGGAETASLEDMQKEHIVRSLRENRWNYSITAGKLGIGRTTLWRKVKKFNIVKE